A region from the Branchiostoma floridae strain S238N-H82 chromosome 9, Bfl_VNyyK, whole genome shotgun sequence genome encodes:
- the LOC118422445 gene encoding probable glutamate receptor, which translates to MIGDVLYGKADIALASFFITSERQAVGDFTLPYYNSGRIFAMKRTASRTSSVWGFIGPFQKELWATILLTALAVGLFQGVANLATKDM; encoded by the exons ATGATTGGTGATGTGTTGTATGGG AAAGCCGACATCGCTCTGGCCTCCTTTTTCATCACATCTGAAAGACAAGCAGTTGGGGATTTCACTCTTCCATACTACAACAGCGGAAGGATATTTGCCATGAAGAGAACAGCATCAAG GACATCAAGTGTCTGGGGCTTCATCGGACCATTTCAGAAGGAACTGTGGGCCACCATCTTGTTGACGGCCTTGGCGGTAGGACTCTTTCAAGGTGTTGCCAATTTAGCAACAAAGGACATGTAA
- the LOC118422145 gene encoding glutamate receptor ionotropic, kainate 2-like — protein sequence MQANEESVIVDDLQEGLDKMRREKYALFSDTTELDYHASRKPCDLQTIGRPFWQTGNGMFLPKNSQYTVEFNRAIVAAKERGVFEELDTKWIKSKECSGTDQTELESSVIGLQDMLGVFVLVYGGMALALVVLIGEFIYTCAQDVKKSDAHNHSSIRVTCPYVVCGRDEVF from the exons ATGCAGGCCAATGAAGAGTCGGTCATTGTGGATGACCTACAGGAGGGTCTGGACAAGATGCGTCGGGAGAAATATGCACTGTTCTCGGACACCACTGAGCTGGACTACCAC GCTAGCCGCAAACCCTGTGATCTACAGACCATCGGACGGCCGTTTTGGCAAACTGGAAATGGGATGTTTCTGCCTAAGAACTCCCAATACACCGTGGAGTTCAACAGGGCCATTGTGGCTGCAAAAGAACGAGGTGTTTTTGAAGAGTTAGATACCAAATG GATCAAAAGCAAAGAATGTTCCGGTACAGACCAGACTGAGTTAGAATCCTCTGTGATCGGACTACAGGACATGTTGGGTGTGTTCGTGCTGGTGTATGGGGGCATGGCGTTGGCTCTCGTCGTGCTGATTGGTGAATTCATCTACACATGCGCTCAAGATGTGAAGAAGTCAGATGCTCAC AATCATTCCAGCATCAGGGTTACGTGTCCGTATGTCGTCTGTGGCAGAGACGAGGTGTTCTAG
- the LOC118422146 gene encoding glutamate receptor 1-like produces MPLRTTKCGDGVDPYVSDLSNRTLRVVTIAADGFVLISDVDKDGNNVTGNDRFQGFCMDLFSWISTELGFKYEYYEVEDGQFGIYDSKTGKWNGMIGDVLYGKADIVMAPLFITSERQKVGDFTLPYYDNGMVFAIKKTASRGNEGDVPDHDVRDEDKETGFWEAVWQSFVALVQLGPEFLPASLSGRISAFFWGIGILVAISTYTANLAAFLTVKNMDNSINSAEDLLGQDMLGVFVLVYGGMALALIVLIGEFIYTCAQDAKKPDTDVRG; encoded by the exons ATGCCTCTCAGGACCACAAAATGTGGTGATG GAGTTGATCCGTACGTGTCTGACTTGAGCAACCGCACCCTGCGTGTGGTCACTATCGCGGCGGATGGCTTCGTACTGATATCAGATGTGGACAAAGACGGGAATAACGTCACGGGGAACGACAGATTTCAAG GATTTTGTATGGACTTGTTCTCATGGATTTCCACTGAACTTGGGTTCAAGTACGAGTACTATGAAGTCGAAGACGGACAGTTCGGTATCTACGACTCAAAAACTGGGAAATGGAACGGGATGATTGGCGATGTATTGTATGGG AAAGCAGACATCGTTATGGCACCTCTTTTCATCACATCAGAGAGACAGAAAGTTGGGGATTTCACTCTTCCATACTACGACAACGGAATGGTGTTTgctataaagaaaacagcatcAAG AGGCAATGAAGGTGACGTACCTGATCATGATGTCAGAGATGAGGACAAAGAGACAGGTTTCTGGGAAGCTGTGTGGCAGTCATTCGTGGCTCTGGTTCAGCTGGGTCCGGAGTTCCTGCCTGCTTCATTATCAG GCCGCATTTCTGCCTTTTTCTGGGGAATCGGCATACTTGTGGCCATCTCTACTTACACCGCCAACCTGGCTGCTTTCCTGACTGTCAAGAACATGGACAACTCGATCAATTCTGCGGAGGACCTCCTTGGACAG GACATGTTGGGTGTGTTCGTGCTGGTGTATGGGGGCATGGCGTTGGCTCTCATCGTGCTGATTGGTGAATTCATCTACACATGCGCTCAAGATGCAAAGAAACCGGATACCGATGTGAGAGGATAG